The Leadbetterella byssophila DSM 17132 DNA window TCGTAACAGCTCTACACGCGTTTAACCTTCCATATCCCATTTCACTATTCCAAGTCAGAGATGGATTCTCGCCTGCACCTGATGAATAAGTATATGTTCCAATCTTATCAGCTGTAGATTCGAGTATGTTTTTAACTTGCTCCCTTGTCAAATTAGAATTAACTGAAAGAACCAATGCCGCGGCTCCGGACACTTGGGGTGCAGAATAGGAAGTTCCTTTATAATAAAGATAAAAATTGGCTGGAATTGTTCCTGCTATATTCGTACTACGGATATTAAGTCCTGGAGCCACTATATCCAACCCGCTACCATAATTACTTCCTAAAAAATCGCTATCAGATGTACCATCACTTGATGTCGGACTGACTCTTTGTCTAAATTGGTTAGAAGCCCCAACTGAAATAACATTAGAATTACTACTTGGATAACCAATTGATGTACTATTATTATTTCCCGAAGATGCAACCATTACAATACCTTTGCCTCCCCTTCCTGAAGATGCGGCAGTATTAATTTCGCTATTCAAAGAGGTTGTCTGAGTAATAGTAAATGACATATTGATAATATCAGCTCTATTTCCCGTTCTTATCCACTGAATAGCACTTTGCAAATACCCTGATTCAGTAGTACTCCATCCAGAAGCACTATTGTAAAATCGCACAGGTATTATTGTGGAATAATATGCGACACCCCTTACCCCTTTTGAATTATCTCCTCTTGCAGCAGCTACACCAGCTACCGCAGTTCCATGGAAGTACCAATCATCTCCATTACTACTGCCGCCTGTAGCATCATAACCAGCACCCATGTTGTCTGTCAAATCTTCATGGTCTAAATCTACTCCAGAATCTAAAATAGCAATCTTTATAGATGAACTACCTGTAGTTACAGTCCATGCCCCCGGAGCTTTAATATCTTCTCCTGTAGTTCCCCCAACTTGACCGGTATTATTGAGATGCCACTGACTTGAGTACAACGGGTCACTAGCGGGATTGACGAAAAGAAGGTAATTAGGGTCTGCATATTCAAATATACCACTTGAATGTAAGGCGTTAGCAATCTCCTGATTTTTAGAAGCATCCTTCTCTTTACTTTGTAAAAACACCGTAGTTTTGTCAAATTTAGAATATTCAAACACACGTAAACCGTATTTATCAACGATGTTTTCTATGTCTTCCAAACTCATCTCATTCTTTGTCTTAATAATAATTTTAGAGGTGTAACCTCCCATTTCTTTGCCGTTTGAAGAGATTACCGGACTAAGAAATTCAACATAAGAATCATTTTTTAAGTGTTCGAAAACCTCTGAGAAGTCAATTTTTCGTGTTGATGAAATAAGATAAGTCCCTTTATTATCTATCCTGTCTAATTTACTGATAAAGTTAACACGGCTGAGATTCTCAGCGTAAGTACTATCCTTTAAAGACACAAAAAACTTATCTCCAGATATGGTAAGAATATCTTTCTCATTATCAACGTAGCGATAAAATTTCTGACTAAAACCAGGCAAAACTCCAATAGCTAAGAGAAGAAGCAGTATATATTTTCTCATATCATTTTACGTTTACTTCAATTAACTCCTTAATTACATTTGTACTATCTACTTTAGGAACTATTGCAGAAAAAGTGTTAAAAACAGTCCCTTGCGGTCCAAGTTCAGGAATTTTCTTTATAACAGTAAGAATAGTTTTGTTGCCCTCTTTTCTTGGCTTTAGTGTAACTGTCCCTCTATACTCAATTCCTAAAACCAATAATGTATGGGTAGAAAAGTTAATAAAGGGGTGCTCATATTTTGTAACTACCTCATTCAAGTAAGCATTTTCATCATTAATTACAACTAAGTAGTCTGAAGTTCTCACTTCTCCATCATCCAAAATAGGATAATTACCAAGAGATGAAGACTTTATGCTAAACCTAAACTCAGCTTCTTTAGATAAATCTGCTAATGAAGTATAGGGTATCTCTTGATTAAAGCTTTGTTCTTTACAAGAAGAAAGAGAGAGTATAGCTAATAGTGAAAGATAAAATAGAAGTTTCATAGTAATAATTAGTTTATTACTACTAAACTAGTAAAAGTCATATAGATTATAAAATAAATTAAATCTAAACTTGTAAGCTCCCCCATTTTAGTACAGTCTAAAAAGAGACAAAATACGTTATATTTCAGTCTGTTGTTGGGCGCAGTGGAGCGTAGCGGAACGTAGCCCAACAACAGACTTTTTATTTTTAAATGCGACGGGACTTATACCTCCTAGGCTATCATGTGGCCTATAATGATTATAATCCTGAACCCATTTTTTGGCTAATTTCTCGCACTTCATCTATACTTTCAAATAGATAAGCGTCCAGCACATTTGTCCGGTATGTTTTATTGAATCTCTCTATCAGCGCATTCTGGGTAGGTTTACCTGGTTGGATGTATTTGAACTCTATTCCTATCACTTGACTCCATTCCTGGGCCAATTTCGCTATAAACTCTGGCTGCGCGCCCCGGGACCATTGTCCATTCTAATCTTTTGAGGTTTTCCGTGTTTATTGATTAAATGATTCAATATCCAGATTACCCGGCTGCTCTTTAATGAATAGTCTGTTTCAATAAACAGTACTTCTCTATTATAATCGTCTATGACGTTAAAGCTCCTAAATTTTCTTCCGTTCTGTAGTACATCATGCATAAAATCAATGCTCCATGTGTGTGTAAAGTGAGCTGGAACCGCAATAGTTTCCTTAACGCGAGCTGGTAAGCGCTTCTTAACTTTACGTCTAAGCGGCAGACCCATCTGCTTATAAACGCGGTGTAAACGCTTGTGGTTTACCTTTTGACCGGCGTTTCGCAAGCGGTAATAACTCTTCCAAAATCCTTCCCGAGGATGATCCACAGCCAGCTTTTCCAGACTTGCCATGAGTGCGGTGTCATTCTTGATAGATTGGTACATTAAACTGCTCCTGCTAGTCTTTAAAAGGCGGCAAGCCTTGCTTTTGCCACCCGGATATAGCGGAGATACATCACGCTCAATACTTCGCTTTTGGCAAGGCTTTAAAGCTTTTTTTCGATGATGTATTTGGCCATATCTAGCTCGATAGCTAAATCAGCATACATTCGCTTGAGCTTCGCATTTTCTTCCTCAAGCTGCTTTACCCGCTTGAGTTCACTGGCTTCCATTCCACCGTAACGTTGACGCCACTTATAAAATGTGGCCTTACTAATGCCGTGCTCGCGGATAATACTATCCACATCTTTGCCGCTCTCAAACTCCTTAAGAATCTTGGCGATCTGGGTCGGATTGAATTTACTCGTCTTCATAATTACAGTTTTAAAGTTAAGAAAAAATTCCACTTTTAAACCGTACTATTTTCGGGGGAGCTTACAAACTTATTTAACTGTCTTAAACGCAATTACTTGGACACTATTTTTAATTTATTTCACCAATTCGGATCAATTTTTACACCAATTGATTCGAGGAATTTTCTAGGGGACTTATAGTGAAGACCGCCATGTATTCTTTCGAAATTATAGAATTTTTTCCATCTTATCATTACTTGTTTAAATTCTTGTAGGCTTTCAAATTCAAATCGTTGACATACAGCACTTTCCAGAATTGAATGGTAGGCTTCTATATGTCCATTCTGTTGAGGTGTTGCCGGTTTTGTAAATTCCTGAGTTATACCTTTTTGTTTTAGATATTCTTGAACTATTAAAGCTTCGAATTGTGAGCCATTATCGTTTCTTACTATAAATTGCTTTGGCATCGGATAAGTTTGTAAAATTTGTTCAAATAGATTTATTACATCTTCAGATTTAATAGAATTTGCGATGTATTGTCCCAATTGCCATCTCGAAAAAACATCCAAAATTGTCAGTACTTGCGCATTTGTGCGTTTTCCTTGGATATATACATATTTAATATCAAATTCTAGGAATGCAAATTCTCTTTGTACAATGGGAACGAGTTCTTTTACCCAGTTCCTACTTATTCTCTTGGTATTACTGCGTTGAAATTTTAATAAATTGTTTTCCTTCATGAGCTTATAGGTTCTATAAGCCCCAATTCTCAATCCCTTTTCTTGGTTTAAATAGCGGTAGGTTTTATAATACCCATAATCCACAAATTCGCCCTCCAGAAGTGTTTTAGTTTCTTGTAAAATATAATCCATATCAAACCTATTATTTTCCATATCATATACATAACCTGAGGCCCTTTTCCCCGGTTTTGTACCTGTAGAAATGTAATAGTAGCTGCTTCGAGGTAAATCTACATGCTTTAATACTAGATATTTAGGCCTCCCTTGCTCTAGAAATTCGTCAACTACCTGGATTTTTATTTCTTTAGAGATTGACTTTTTTTTAAAAGGGAATCTTTAATTTGAATAGCTAACTCTTTTTCAGCAACTATCCTTTTTAGAGCTTCGTTTTCACGACGTAATTGTTTGAGTTCACGCTCGGCATCTGTCATTGCTCCTGCTTCCAAGCCACTTTTGCCTAACTTCTCAAATTTCTCTTTCCAATTATAAATACTCACAGTAGAAACCCCAAATTCTCGCGATGAATAACTTACGCCGTGCTGGATAGAATGAAGTACAATCTTCTCTTTCTCCTCCAAACTCCATGTTTTTCGATGTTTTGACATACACAAATCTAATTAATTGTTAACTTAGTTTTGTGTCCAAGTTTTTATCGAGCTATTAGGTAACGGTAAAGAATTTAACCATAGCAGTTCTGTCTTCAATGTCTATGATTCGTGTACGTCTTCAAACTAAATTAGACACATTAGGATGAAACCTTAAGGAGATTTTCGAGTTATAAATTTATTAATTTTTGTTGATTAAACAATTTTCTTCTTCTGTTCAAAGAATCGATTTTTACCTGTTTTCTTTTTTTAAAATTCGTTCAGATCGCCCGCAGTAGACATCTGCAGGTGTTAAGTTTTGCAGCGATTCGTGATAACGTCGGTTGTTATAGTTGTCCACAAACTTTCCCAAGGCTTCGATAAGTTCTTCTGGATGGTAAAAGTGGTTTAATTTAACCACGTTTTTCATCGTTCTGTGATAACGTTCGATTTTCCCCTGTGTCTGCGGATGCATCGGTCTGCCGTGAACCTGTTTCATCTTCATGTCTTCTTTCAGATATGTTTTTAACTCGCTGGAGATATAACAAGGGCCGTTATCAGAGAGCAGTTTCGGTTTTGCTTTCGACTTTAACTTTGCTTTTTCGATGGCTGTATTTACCGTTCTTTTCACATCTTCTGCATTCATTGAATCGCAAAGCTCCCAATGGATGATATAGCGGCAGTAGTCGTCTAAAACTGTACTCAGATATTACTGATCTCCCTCACAAGAATAGGACAATTTTAAATTACAGGTTTCACGGTTTAAAGTTCTTAGATCTTAGAAAAATACAATGAATCCCACAAGTTTTGTTGTTGATCCCTTAGTTCTTAGAAAAATACAATGCACCCCACAAGTTTTGTCGGTGATCCCATAAAACTGGTGTTCGATAACAATTTATACTATGAAAATGGAATTTATCGAACACCTACAATG harbors:
- a CDS encoding transposase: MSKHRKTWSLEEKEKIVLHSIQHGVSYSSREFGVSTVSIYNWKEKFEKLGKSGLEAGAMTDAERELKQLRRENEALKRIVAEKELAIQIKDSLLKKSQSLKK
- a CDS encoding integrase core domain-containing protein — encoded protein: MSTVLDDYCRYIIHWELCDSMNAEDVKRTVNTAIEKAKLKSKAKPKLLSDNGPCYISSELKTYLKEDMKMKQVHGRPMHPQTQGKIERYHRTMKNVVKLNHFYHPEELIEALGKFVDNYNNRRYHESLQNLTPADVYCGRSERILKKENR
- a CDS encoding S8 family serine peptidase, whose translation is MRKYILLLLLAIGVLPGFSQKFYRYVDNEKDILTISGDKFFVSLKDSTYAENLSRVNFISKLDRIDNKGTYLISSTRKIDFSEVFEHLKNDSYVEFLSPVISSNGKEMGGYTSKIIIKTKNEMSLEDIENIVDKYGLRVFEYSKFDKTTVFLQSKEKDASKNQEIANALHSSGIFEYADPNYLLFVNPASDPLYSSQWHLNNTGQVGGTTGEDIKAPGAWTVTTGSSSIKIAILDSGVDLDHEDLTDNMGAGYDATGGSSNGDDWYFHGTAVAGVAAARGDNSKGVRGVAYYSTIIPVRFYNSASGWSTTESGYLQSAIQWIRTGNRADIINMSFTITQTTSLNSEINTAASSGRGGKGIVMVASSGNNNSTSIGYPSSNSNVISVGASNQFRQRVSPTSSDGTSDSDFLGSNYGSGLDIVAPGLNIRSTNIAGTIPANFYLYYKGTSYSAPQVSGAAALVLSVNSNLTREQVKNILESTADKIGTYTYSSGAGENPSLTWNSEMGYGRLNACRAVTIAKAGKINGSDLVCSNSTFTLDAIPAGATISWSSSNTGILTINSSTGVATRVGSGSGSVTITSTLNASCGSVQLTKVVWVGNPDLTKRINGTIAGTTPVNPGNLYNLTAESQSPSTSFNYNNYTGSGDMVIDIYYPNSANTQMYVYGTSTNGSRHVRVTATNSCGSYYQDFVFYIPSFFKSVYPNPAKDYLTLDFNDLTEKATLPDAIELYNEASMKKELVLNIDDVLKDTKNQQGNKYILDIKDLKRGVWYLHAVKKGYKTEVIRLLFE
- a CDS encoding DDE-type integrase/transposase/recombinase, which translates into the protein MDYILQETKTLLEGEFVDYGYYKTYRYLNQEKGLRIGAYRTYKLMKENNLLKFQRSNTKRISRNWVKELVPIVQREFAFLEFDIKYVYIQGKRTNAQVLTILDVFSRWQLGQYIANSIKSEDVINLFEQILQTYPMPKQFIVRNDNGSQFEALIVQEYLKQKGITQEFTKPATPQQNGHIEAYHSILESAVCQRFEFESLQEFKQVMIRWKKFYNFERIHGGLHYKSPRKFLESIGVKIDPNW